The following are encoded together in the Flavobacterium sp. TR2 genome:
- a CDS encoding PorV/PorQ family protein: MNIGVDAAALGMASAVTASSNDVNAVYWNPAGLTHLEDHQIALMHASYFANIAQYDYIGYASPIDDRSAWGISMIRFGVDDIMDTTQLIDNQGNIDYNRISLFSTADYGFTFSYARKLPVDGFQYGVNAKVIRRIIGKFANSWGFGFDIGLQFERNDWKFGLMLRDITTTYNVWNIDEEEYAKIANAIPGENNTLPESTEITLPKAQLGVSKRFDFHNECSLVTSANLNMRFEQTNDIISSKAISIDPALGFEFGYTDLVFVRAGAGNFQNVMQLDNTEKVNFQPNIGLGFRYKGIQIDYALTDLGNQSTALYSNIFSLKVDLGIFR; the protein is encoded by the coding sequence ATGAATATTGGAGTCGATGCCGCTGCTCTTGGAATGGCAAGTGCTGTAACTGCTTCTTCAAATGATGTAAATGCCGTTTATTGGAATCCAGCTGGGTTGACACATCTTGAAGACCATCAGATTGCGCTAATGCACGCCAGCTACTTTGCCAACATTGCCCAATACGACTACATAGGATACGCCAGTCCAATTGATGACAGAAGCGCATGGGGAATTTCGATGATTCGTTTCGGGGTAGACGACATTATGGACACCACGCAATTAATCGATAATCAAGGAAATATAGATTATAATAGAATCAGCTTGTTTTCTACGGCAGATTATGGTTTTACTTTTTCTTATGCCAGAAAACTGCCTGTTGACGGATTTCAATATGGTGTAAACGCAAAAGTAATTCGAAGAATAATTGGAAAATTTGCCAACTCATGGGGTTTTGGGTTTGATATTGGACTTCAGTTTGAGAGAAATGACTGGAAGTTTGGTTTAATGCTTCGCGATATTACCACTACTTACAATGTTTGGAATATCGACGAAGAAGAATATGCTAAAATCGCCAATGCAATTCCGGGAGAAAACAATACTTTGCCAGAAAGCACAGAAATTACATTGCCAAAAGCGCAATTAGGAGTTTCAAAAAGATTCGACTTTCATAATGAATGCAGTCTTGTAACCTCAGCAAATCTAAATATGCGATTCGAGCAGACAAACGATATTATTTCTTCAAAAGCTATAAGTATAGACCCAGCTCTAGGGTTTGAGTTTGGCTATACCGATTTGGTTTTCGTACGAGCTGGAGCAGGAAACTTTCAGAATGTCATGCAATTGGATAATACCGAAAAAGTAAATTTTCAGCCCAATATTGGCTTGGGATTCAGATATAAAGGCATACAAATTGATTATGCTTTGACCGATTTGGGCAACCAAAGCACAGCATTGTATTCTAATATTTTTTCACTAAAAGTAGATTTAGGTATCTTTAGATAG
- a CDS encoding sugar transferase — MSSTKKMHFEISERKILLLTFDAVFILFALYLLSAIFDYHYFAFNVNSSFSILLLVSYLYAFGVIFEIYNLQVASNHLQILQNVVFAATATVLAYLFTPVLSPVLPKQRLVIVIFYFTILITLLLWRLFYCYFLASHRFSQNVVLICDQSEVEELVLGLENVDPHYKIIGFVNSDSIADENLDFHYVNEIKKEDLEHFVSTHYVSEIVIASQKTDGITPDLYQQLLHLLESGNIIREYTQVYESKTQRIPVHHIERDFYRFFPFSRSNSNKLYLFFVRLVEVIFSVLGLLISAVFIPIIFLCNLFANKGSLFYTQERIGKNGAVFKIYKFRTMTENSETNGAVFAAHNDKRVTPFGKFMRKSRIDELPQFINVLKGDMGVIGPRPERPFFVEEIAAVMPFYETRHVIKPGLTGWAQVNYSYGESIDESLVKLQYDLYYIKHRSIFLDLSITFKTITTVLFYRGQ; from the coding sequence ATGTCATCAACAAAGAAAATGCATTTTGAAATATCGGAAAGGAAAATATTGCTCCTTACTTTCGATGCTGTTTTTATTTTATTTGCTTTATATCTCTTAAGCGCGATATTTGATTATCATTATTTCGCTTTTAATGTCAATAGTTCATTTAGTATACTTTTATTAGTCAGCTATCTTTATGCTTTTGGCGTAATATTCGAGATTTATAATTTGCAGGTAGCAAGTAATCATCTTCAAATTCTGCAGAACGTAGTTTTTGCCGCTACAGCTACCGTCTTAGCGTATTTGTTTACGCCAGTTCTCTCTCCTGTTTTGCCAAAACAAAGATTAGTTATTGTAATCTTTTATTTTACAATACTGATAACATTGCTTTTATGGCGTTTGTTTTATTGCTATTTCTTGGCATCTCACCGGTTTTCTCAAAATGTTGTCTTGATTTGCGACCAAAGTGAAGTGGAGGAATTAGTTTTAGGACTCGAAAATGTAGATCCGCATTATAAAATTATTGGTTTTGTCAACTCCGATTCAATCGCAGATGAAAATTTAGATTTTCATTATGTGAATGAAATAAAAAAAGAAGATTTAGAGCATTTCGTTTCTACGCATTATGTTTCTGAAATTGTTATTGCTTCTCAGAAAACAGATGGCATTACTCCAGATCTATATCAGCAATTGCTTCATTTGTTAGAATCTGGAAATATTATTCGCGAGTATACGCAAGTTTACGAAAGCAAGACACAACGAATTCCTGTTCACCATATAGAAAGAGATTTTTATCGATTTTTCCCTTTTAGCAGGAGTAATAGCAATAAGCTGTATTTGTTTTTTGTGCGCCTTGTAGAAGTTATATTTTCTGTTTTAGGACTTTTAATTAGTGCAGTTTTTATTCCGATCATTTTTCTCTGCAATCTATTTGCCAATAAAGGAAGCTTATTTTACACTCAAGAAAGAATAGGTAAAAATGGAGCAGTTTTCAAGATTTATAAGTTTAGAACCATGACAGAGAATTCAGAAACAAATGGTGCTGTTTTCGCTGCTCATAATGACAAAAGAGTTACTCCATTTGGCAAATTTATGCGCAAGTCTAGAATTGACGAACTGCCTCAATTTATTAACGTCTTAAAAGGAGATATGGGCGTAATTGGGCCAAGACCTGAGCGTCCTTTTTTTGTTGAAGAAATTGCTGCCGTCATGCCTTTTTATGAAACACGCCATGTAATTAAACCAGGGCTTACAGGCTGGGCACAGGTTAATTATTCTTATGGAGAGTCAATCGACGAAAGTTTGGTTAAACTACAGTACGATCTGTATTACATCAAACACAGAAGTATATTTCTAGATTTGAGCATTACTTTCAAAACCATTACCACGGTTTTATTTTATAGAGGCCAATAA
- a CDS encoding O-antigen ligase family protein yields the protein MKNNSISYIFLVLIHVIIGLVIFVVPLLSKIYALLIPIVGLSIVIRNKNKNNEVIFVAAYLVGVEVFLRMTGGNFSNEYVKFLVIFFMIIGMFYSNFSMRSFLYIVFLVLLIPGILVAASVDDLGFDLKKAIAFNLSGSFCLAIASMYMYKKRLLFSELQNVVIGIGLPIVSTVLYLFLYNPSVRDVVTGTQSNFETSGGFGPNQVSTILGLGMFAFFSQLILFSKSKKEIILNAILLTFVSYRGIVTFSRGGIITGVVMILCLLLLLFAFSNDRGKRKITLVFLLVGALGVGIFSYTSLQTSGLIEKRYANKDGKGREKKDRLGGREAVIDTDLKLFVDNPILGIGVGMGKENRKESLGQAVAAHSEVSRLLSEHGLFGIFSFLILLFVPFTLYINNRQHIYFFSFFLFWLLTINHAALRIAAPAFVYALCLLSVQIKIPEKTENTTS from the coding sequence ATGAAAAATAATTCAATATCATATATCTTTCTTGTCTTGATTCATGTAATCATAGGATTGGTTATTTTTGTTGTGCCTCTTTTATCTAAAATTTATGCATTATTAATACCTATTGTAGGGCTTTCTATTGTTATTCGTAATAAGAATAAAAATAATGAAGTGATTTTTGTAGCTGCATATCTTGTTGGGGTTGAGGTATTTTTAAGAATGACTGGAGGTAATTTTAGTAACGAATATGTGAAATTTCTCGTCATTTTTTTTATGATAATTGGGATGTTTTATAGTAACTTCTCAATGAGATCGTTTTTATATATTGTTTTTCTAGTTTTATTAATACCTGGGATCTTAGTTGCTGCTTCGGTAGACGATCTTGGCTTTGACCTTAAAAAAGCTATAGCTTTTAACTTGTCAGGATCATTTTGTTTGGCAATTGCGTCTATGTATATGTACAAAAAAAGGCTGTTGTTTTCAGAATTGCAAAATGTTGTAATTGGAATTGGTCTGCCAATTGTTTCAACAGTTCTTTATTTATTTTTATACAATCCTAGTGTAAGAGATGTAGTGACGGGAACTCAGTCTAATTTTGAAACTTCAGGTGGATTTGGACCCAATCAAGTATCAACAATTTTAGGACTAGGAATGTTTGCTTTTTTTTCGCAACTGATTCTTTTTTCAAAATCAAAAAAAGAAATAATACTAAATGCTATTTTATTAACATTTGTAAGTTATCGAGGTATTGTTACATTTTCACGCGGAGGAATAATAACTGGAGTCGTTATGATTCTTTGCTTATTGCTTTTGCTTTTTGCTTTTTCAAATGATCGCGGCAAAAGGAAAATTACTCTAGTTTTTTTATTAGTAGGAGCGCTAGGAGTTGGGATATTTTCATACACATCGTTGCAAACTTCTGGACTTATCGAAAAAAGATATGCCAATAAAGATGGTAAAGGAAGGGAAAAAAAAGATCGATTAGGCGGAAGAGAAGCTGTTATTGATACAGATTTAAAACTGTTTGTAGATAACCCTATTTTGGGTATTGGAGTAGGAATGGGGAAAGAAAATAGGAAAGAATCATTAGGGCAAGCTGTAGCAGCTCACAGTGAGGTCTCACGTTTACTTAGCGAACACGGTTTGTTTGGAATATTTAGCTTTCTTATTTTACTTTTTGTGCCTTTTACTCTTTATATAAACAATAGACAGCACATATATTTTTTCTCTTTTTTTCTCTTTTGGCTTCTTACGATAAATCATGCGGCACTAAGAATTGCAGCCCCTGCTTTTGTGTACGCGCTGTGTCTTCTTTCGGTTCAAATAAAAATACCTGAAAAAACAGAGAACACCACTAGCTAA
- a CDS encoding DUF4105 domain-containing protein, with translation MKTVMFKKALFILLFLSGFIGFSQSLALSKDAKISILTCGLGNETYSYFGHTGIRVLDPENNFDVVYNYGTFDFRTPNFVLKFAKGDLQYFATVHSYADFFNEYTYEKRSIYEQELLISQDLKQKLFNELNAVLDSDERYYTYKFIDKNCTSMVVDVVNKTLGGNVISKKEDADKTYRSILFPYFDGHFYDQLGTSIIFGTKVDQMGTRIFLPFELKNSLDKTTFQNKPLVAKSKTLLEFTKETPKSWWNNIYTYLFILLFVIFAKSKTVDKVYFLVLSLIGIFFVIMGFYSFHQELAMNYNALLFSPLLLVLVLVSIFKNKLWTYRFSLINFVLLVIYFLFLINKVHFFITLPLIITSGVVLVRTAIRNKKPIPIII, from the coding sequence ATGAAAACTGTCATGTTCAAAAAAGCGCTTTTTATTTTATTATTCTTATCCGGTTTTATTGGTTTCAGTCAAAGTTTGGCTTTATCTAAAGATGCTAAAATAAGTATTTTGACTTGCGGTCTTGGAAACGAGACTTATTCTTATTTTGGACATACTGGAATTAGAGTTTTAGATCCAGAAAACAATTTTGACGTTGTTTACAATTATGGAACTTTTGATTTTAGAACTCCAAACTTTGTTTTAAAGTTTGCAAAAGGAGATTTGCAGTATTTTGCAACTGTGCATTCGTATGCCGATTTTTTTAACGAATACACTTATGAGAAAAGAAGCATTTATGAACAGGAACTACTGATTTCTCAAGATTTAAAGCAAAAACTTTTTAATGAGTTAAATGCTGTTTTAGATTCTGATGAGCGTTATTATACTTATAAATTTATTGATAAAAACTGCACTTCGATGGTGGTTGATGTAGTGAACAAAACTTTAGGAGGAAATGTAATTTCAAAAAAAGAAGATGCGGATAAAACCTACCGCTCGATCCTATTTCCTTATTTTGATGGCCATTTTTACGATCAATTGGGTACAAGCATCATTTTCGGAACAAAAGTAGATCAAATGGGAACCAGAATTTTTCTTCCTTTTGAATTGAAAAACAGTTTAGATAAAACGACTTTCCAAAATAAACCTTTGGTGGCTAAAAGCAAAACATTATTAGAATTCACTAAAGAAACTCCAAAATCTTGGTGGAATAACATTTATACTTATCTCTTTATCTTACTTTTTGTAATTTTTGCCAAAAGTAAAACAGTCGATAAAGTCTATTTCCTAGTCCTATCTTTAATTGGAATATTCTTTGTTATTATGGGATTTTACTCGTTTCACCAAGAACTGGCAATGAATTACAATGCACTGCTTTTTAGTCCGCTATTACTGGTTTTGGTTTTGGTTTCAATTTTCAAGAACAAACTATGGACTTATAGATTTTCGCTAATCAACTTTGTGCTTTTAGTGATTTACTTTTTGTTTTTAATCAATAAAGTCCATTTCTTTATCACTTTGCCATTGATCATTACAAGTGGAGTGGTTTTAGTGCGAACAGCAATTCGCAACAAAAAACCAATTCCGATTATAATTTAA